DNA sequence from the Primulina huaijiensis isolate GDHJ02 unplaced genomic scaffold, ASM1229523v2 scaffold11459, whole genome shotgun sequence genome:
AAGGATGCGATGATGTTGGTTGGAGAAAGTTACCCGTTCTTCAAGGGGAACTTTTATCTCACTGTTATTGGAGAAGAAGCCGATAGTGTAAGGGAATTCGCAAGCTACAAGGAATCAAGAGTAATCTTGGCACCAGAAACTTGGTTGAATTTGAGGATAAAGGGATCACAGCTGAGCCATTACTTCCGAAGGAAATGTAAAAGCACACCTAAGGGACTTTTTTCTTACCCAGCTGAAGTGAATGGGGCCCGATATTCGATGCATTGGATTTCAGAAGCGCATCGTAACTCGTGGCACGTCTTGTTGGATGCTACGGAAATGCCGGTGGGCGAAGAACATCTTAATCTCGCTCTCCATAGACCAGATTTTGTGCTGTGCAGCCTTGACAACGCGCATGCTAATTCTTCCAAGGTGACCTGTCTCTTGGTTAGGAGAAAATCTTTTGACATGTCGTCTTGTtcgtccactcaaatgcacgaGTGACAACGTCACATAATTAAGGTTGATAAACAACAAGTGCCAATGGATTCATGAATCGCCTGACCCGCGCAAGCTCCACTCATTGATCGGACTTATCATAGGACCAATGGAAAACAGCGGATGCAGCTACCTGATCAGCTAGCCCTTATCGTACAAGGCTGGCTAGATTCGTTTGAAGTACTCTCGTCCCTACAACatgttaatatatattttgttatttactCGAATAAAGGTTAAGTTTCACTGTTGTCTCGAAACTTTTCGTGCCATACACATTCATGTCACGAGAGGTTCAGTTTTTCTTGTTGAGAAAAATTGTGTGGCATTTCAATTCACGAAGATTAACATGGCAATTAGTGCTGATTTTCCACTTCTATCTGCATGGTATAAAGCTGAGAAATTCGATCTCATTCAAAAAAAGTTTGATATGCACAAACTCCGTAACTGTGTCCATCTTTGTGCTCACCGCTGTGGGTAGCGTACACATAGTGGATGTACgattttgatatatttcatAATTGGAATATAAAAGTTTGATATGCACAAACTTTGTATTAATTGGCAAACAAATTTTGGAATATAAACATAATCTTTCAATATACAAACTTGTCAActtgttttattgtatatttgtaTAGTTATCCTATTCTCTTTTTCATGTGACTCGATATTGATATGATTAATTCACTCGATCGGAATATAAAAGAAGCGATATGAAATGAAGTAGAGAATAACGTTACTcgtatatttataattttttttgtagaatTATAATTAgtagaaattaaatttaatttgatgCAAGATTAATTCAACTCAGATGTTAAAGAATCCATATAATTCAAGACAATAGATTCCATGTGCCAGCTCACCCCGTGCATATAATGTTTTAGGTATGtccaaaataattattccaTGCAATTGCAAATACGttccaaaattatacattattatattttataattacatGGCGTGACATGATAAAAATCTATATtcagaaacaaaaataataatttatttataaaaacaaagaatttaatcaggaaaaagggaaaaaaatttatacttcAAATTTGTTATTTCATCTATCCTTGAATATTTTGGAAGATTACATTCAAAATTTCTTGATCTTTTCAATTAAAATGTtatataaaattacaaataGGTCTATGGAATTTATAACTAGAAAAACCTAAAAGCAGTGATCTCGATTTTGAAATTCATAGACCCAAAATCTTTTCTTTCACATGATATATATCTGATTATTAGCTAGTATTAAAGTAAATACAACTTATTTATTCACATCTCTAAttcaataagaaaattttatgtatattaacatacataactttatttaattaaattaaatataacaagtatcgaaattattaaaaaataatcagctagatattaattaaatatgtgtTTAGGACCTTAAAAAACAACAGGCCTCTCCTACTAAATGTAGGGTGAAGTTTCGAGGATGGTTTCCAAAGCAGGCTGCCATGATCTTTGTCTCGAGAACCCGTCTTCCGCCGCCTTCGAACAAACCCTCATCGCGAAGTCTTCGACTCTCTTGGCTTCCAAACTACTAGGAAATAGACAGAATTCCGGGAAAATCTTGGAGAATTTTAGGGTTAACGCTACTTGTTTGAAGTTCTTGGATGCTTTGTAACCGAAGAACTTCATCTCGTCGAACGTCAAAACCGAGTATAACATCTCCATTGGGACGAGGAAATACAGCTCTCCTCCCTCGAGTTCTTCCTCCGCGCACATTCCTTGAATCCTTTGCCCGACTTTGAAGTGGTGAGATTCACACAGAAACTGGCCTGGATTTTGCAGCATGATCTCCGCTGCTACCACTGGTTTTCTTGAGTAAATCATCAACTTCCCATCAAGGGCTAGCACCTTAACTACACTACTACTAGAAGCCATTGATGGAGCACAAAGTGCTACATTACCCATGGTTTTGTGTGGTGTGATATGTTAGCTAGATAGACATGTGCTGCTCTATAAATAAAGTTTGGCTCCACAAAATACACTAGTTTGgagttttaataatttatttaatttaacgcagactaaaatttttaaatcagcATTGATTAACTTAATTatgtctttttttaaaaaaaatatttatttatttctctaGATAAATAATTAACTGATCTTCTGATATCTGAATCGTCATGAGCTTTATTGATAAATGAGAACGTAGTTAGGTTAATATTCTTTTTCCCTAAATATTATAGATATAGAATATGTAAGCCATCTAATTCAGTTTAGATACCGTACGAGGTcttataattttaaacaaaattttcaaattaaatttggTTTTTATGGAGATTGCAGTTTTTACTTAATCTTGAAAAACCACaaaataatctaaaaaaaataattaaactattTTATTGTCTTAATTTCACATATCTATACTATACTATATAATTAAACTCGAACATCTCATATTAACCGACTTTGATATGTCAACGTGACACCGAAGTTTTTTCACAGTTTTACACTTCATTATTTGTTGGTTAACTTTGCAGGTGTAAGtttattagaaatttttatacatcaacatgtaaatattattcaagTATATAATCATTAAAGAATTTCCATGGGATAACAACATTAATCAATGATACAATCAAATATACCCTTTCTAACCggaattattattaatttaagatCCAAGACAAACCACTACATAGCTGTCGTTCATTAATTGAGTTGGTGAAGGATCAATCGATCTCTAggtatcatatatatattacatacttgcatgtaaatttatttatagaaTTGGAAACAAAGTTTCGACCGTCTCTTCATCGACAATGGTTTGAATAGTTCTATTCACTCTATCCTCGCCTTAACGCGATCAAGGTACGTCGAGTCAAAGCAACCCAACCGATTGCTCCTCTCGCGTATAAATTAATTTCGAACCAACTATTGATCACAGTTTGAAACTCGTGATTTTATACATAAACAAGTGAAGCATGGTtacttttatttgatttattatttgCTAAGCACATGGTAAGGCATGGAGCAAGGTAATGTGTGCATTTATCAAACCACCAAAACAATTATTGAAGATGGTATACATTAAAAATTCTAGTAATTTTCTATTTTGGTGCTCAccaaacttttatattttaaccTACATAGATAAATATCGTGCAAGAATTGAAGAAAATTATATTATGGTCTGGTGAGAAAGAGAATCTCAACGGGGGTTTTTGTTTCCAATATGACAACTTATCCTACGTACCTAATTTAGGTAGGAAGTATGTGTCACAATTTTGTATTTTCTtgatatcaattttatttttgggagTGTACGTACGTTATACTCGAAATGAACATAGTGGAGAGGGTGAAAGGTAGTGTTTTTCAGTTTGgaaataaatccttaaaagaTAATGATATTCAAAATTTGAGAATGAAACCGAAAACTATTAATTTCTTgacaaattaatatatgtagGTATACACAAAAACTTATATAAGAGCGTGTCATGGgccaattttgtgagacaaatgtTCAATCTGAcacaattcataaaaaaatattattttttatgtcaaaaataatacttttagttGCATATATGAATCAGGTCGACCATTCTCGTCGATTTCTATTTTGTAATCAAATTTGAAGTGTATAACATAATTGTAACTTTTCGTGTCTGAAAGTATGCATAGATGGAATccaccattttttttatttaccagttaatcataaaaaaaaaatagatatcaTATTATTGAGGTTTGGAATCACAGAAAAACTAAAGAGATATGTTAATTGATTGATTTGGTAAGCCTAATTATGCTTCTTGgacattttaaaattcaaatattgccATATTGTGAGTTTTGAGTGCCTTTTTTAACTTAATTTTTATGGCTGATAGACTCCGAGGTATATGAAATGCATGGAGTAATACAAAAGCAATgattttgattcttttgttttaaTAATCTGCAACTTATTCAAGGTATAAGTGTTACTAAATTTTCCCCTAAAAAAAAGTGTTACTAAATTTgttaatatttattctttacaacaaataattattaggaaatttttttatcatatatatttattgttttgtgattttagttagctatgttttcagattttagttttaatattttttccgattttagtattttttgatGTGATAATGACATAACACcgatgtaatgcccgagattttagtatTGTAATCAgacattgattaattgacagaattgagaTTTCAGGAGCTAAAATAAGACGTGAAAGGAGAAGCCGGGAGTCGGTGTCTGAtaagccaagatgttggacagaacatctggcgtcCGAGCAGTAGGAaaagaccgcccgagcgccaatgcatcacaaGATTTAAATTTGGACAgaaagtctggcgcccgagcggtagtttttgaccgctcga
Encoded proteins:
- the LOC140965641 gene encoding uncharacterized protein, encoding MGNVALCAPSMASSSSVVKVLALDGKLMIYSRKPVVAAEIMLQNPGQFLCESHHFKVGQRIQGMCAEEELEGGELYFLVPMEMLYSVLTFDEMKFFGYKASKNFKQVALTLKFSKIFPEFCLFPSSLEAKRVEDFAMRVCSKAAEDGFSRQRSWQPALETILETSPYI